Proteins from a single region of Amblyomma americanum isolate KBUSLIRL-KWMA chromosome 10, ASM5285725v1, whole genome shotgun sequence:
- the LOC144108554 gene encoding uncharacterized protein LOC144108554 gives MNRMTAVLPAILRARNSSQARDPTHRPPFTALTSVLCCQRPASIGPCVLPAFGCVIPPDPFMLKTQSCMEVVQANKLRVICARDLEQAGKLVDDQWYSLSKARFFSKTKTTFLGSWSMYLGTCGQDNTGQHASSSSKKAQNSCIVSLHGLIAMQDVWPQVSNFKKDDTRYFGDEDAA, from the exons atgaatcgcatgaccg CTGtgctgccggcgattctccgagctcggaactcttcccaggcacgggatcctacccacagacctcccttcaccgcactcactagtgttctttg ttgccagcggccagcatctattgggccatgcgtgcttcctgcctttggatgtgtcatccctcctgatccgttcatg CTAAAGAcccagagttgcatggaagttgtgcaagccaacaagttgcgtgtgatttgtgccagggacctggagcaggctggaaAATTAGTGGATgaccagtggtattcactcagtaaggcaagatttttct ccaagacaaagaccacttttcttggctcatggtcgatgtatctaggaacctgcggccaggacaacacCGGACAGCATGCATCATCAAGCTCAAAAAAAGCtcaaaaca GCTGCATTGTTTCGCTGCACGGCCTGATCGCAATGCAGGATGTGTGGCCACAAGTTTCCAACTTCAAGAAG GACGATACAAGATATTTTGGCGATGAGGATGCTGCTTGA